ATTTGTCAACTATTATTCATGTATCTGGCCTCACTGTCTCTCCTTTAACAAGGGCCAGGTCTGGAGGGTTAAGCAAGCTGAACTAACATGTGGTTCAAATACTTCTGTGCTGGTGTACTCTAAATGATGCTGGCTTTCACGGGCAGTTGATGAGTTTATCTGTTTTTTATTCTCCAGGTGTCGTTCTTGTGAGTTAAAAGGAGGAGTTCTATGGATCATAGCTCCGGGGAAGACACTGATATAAGTGAATCAGAGATCGAAGAATATGAAGAAAAATCTTATGAAGATCTGAAGAGAGGAAATCACTCTCTTAAAATATCAGATGTGGCATACACTTGCCCCTATTGTCCAAAGAAAAGGAAGCGTGACTTTGGTTACAAGGAACTTGTGCAGCATGCAAGTGGGGTGGGAAGCTGTAATTCTAATAAGAGAACTGCAAGAGACAAGGCGAATCATCTTGCATTGGCAAAGTACTTGGaaaatgatgtagcagttgccgGTGATTCATCTAAACCTGATGCCAAGCCGGATCCTCAAGCTGACCCTCTTGCGGATCATGACCGTGATGAGATGTTTGTCTGGCCTTGGATTGGGATTGTTGTGAATATTCTCACTGAATATAAGGATGGACGCTATGTAGGAGAAAGTGGTTCTAAGCTGAGGGATCAGTTAGCAAGGAGAGGTTTCAATCCTACACGAGTACGTCCTCTATGGAATTACCAAGGCCATTCTGGAACTGCTCTTGTTGAATTCAACAAAGACTGGTCCGGATTTGGTAACGCGATGTCATTTGAGAAGGCTTATGAGGCTGACCATCATGGCAAGAGGGAATGGAAAGCCAACATTGGTAAAAAGTCTGATCTGTATGCTTGGATTGCTCGTGCTGATGACTATAAAGCTCTTAACATTGTCGGTGAAAATCTCCGCAAGGTTGGAGACCTTAGAACCATTTCTGATATCATGGATGAAGAAGCTCGGAAGACAAATAAGCTCGTTTCTAATTTGACAAATGTTATTGAAGTCAAGAAGTTACACCTAAAGGAGATGGAGAACAAATTTAAGGAGACTGCACAGTCTTTGCAACAGTTGGTTGAAGAGAAAGATAAACTGCATCAAGCGTACAATGAAGGTTAGGGGTCTTTATATGCTATTAGCAACTCTAGTTATCACTAATGCTTCATGtccttatatttgttttatgagCAGAGATAAGAAAAATCCAGTCTAGTGCACGTGATCATTTCCAGAAGATATTTAATGATCATGAAAAGTTGAAATTGCAATTGGAATCTCAAAAGAAAGAGCTTGAGCTCCGAGGTAGAGAATTGGAGCAACGTGAGGCCAAAAATGAAAGTGATAGGAATAAGCTGTCTGAGGAGCTTGAACAGGTATAGCTTTTCGTCCTTGCCGGTTACTTGTCTTACTGAACTTGTcccatctcattttttatttattacctGCAAAATTGAGGATCTGCTAGCAGAGGGATGCATCTCCTTCCGTAAAGGTTAAATTTCTGTAATGGCTCAAAGCATTTATTGATGATCTGATGAATTCTTCAGTCTTCTAGTTTGTGATCACAACAAGGTGTGAGAACTACTGCATATAGTTATGGTAGCTGTTTGGACATCCCCGTTTTGTGTTTCCAGCCTCCTCTTTTATCAATTTTTCTATGACGAAGTCTCTGCTTTTAgttcttttcattttctaatgCTCTGAAAAACTAGGTGGGCAGTGGTTGATCCATTATATACCATTCTATGACTCCACTTTCAGGTTTACTTTCAGTTTTTACTTGTGCCATTTGCATCAAATAGTTCTTTTAGAAATAGTTTCAATGGATGTATATTGGAATATTTTCACGAAACAAGGAATCACGTCTGCTACTTTTATCCATTTTGAAGGTTAACATGAACTCTCATCATTGTTATTCCAGAATGCTGTTCTAAATACCTCACTTAGTGCCGCTGCTGA
The sequence above is drawn from the Nicotiana tabacum cultivar K326 chromosome 13, ASM71507v2, whole genome shotgun sequence genome and encodes:
- the LOC107789249 gene encoding protein INVOLVED IN DE NOVO 2-like, whose translation is MDHSSGEDTDISESEIEEYEEKSYEDLKRGNHSLKISDVAYTCPYCPKKRKRDFGYKELVQHASGVGSCNSNKRTARDKANHLALAKYLENDVAVAGDSSKPDAKPDPQADPLADHDRDEMFVWPWIGIVVNILTEYKDGRYVGESGSKLRDQLARRGFNPTRVRPLWNYQGHSGTALVEFNKDWSGFGNAMSFEKAYEADHHGKREWKANIGKKSDLYAWIARADDYKALNIVGENLRKVGDLRTISDIMDEEARKTNKLVSNLTNVIEVKKLHLKEMENKFKETAQSLQQLVEEKDKLHQAYNEEIRKIQSSARDHFQKIFNDHEKLKLQLESQKKELELRGRELEQREAKNESDRNKLSEELEQNAVLNTSLSAAAEEQRKVDEKVLKLAEEQKRQKEDLHKRIIHLEKQLDAKQAVELEIEQLRGSLNVMKHIEDEGDQEVLKKVDTLLKSLREKEEEYEGLEALNQTLIVKERNSNDELQDARKELVNGLKELPRVGPIGVKRMGELDNRPFHEAMKRKYNESEADERATELCSLWEEYLRDPGWHPIKVVTVNGKLENVIDDEDEKLKDLKKNYGEEVYKAVTAALMEINDYNPSGRYIISELWNYAVNQKATLEEGVTVLLNLWKKKRGPD